A single genomic interval of Hemibagrus wyckioides isolate EC202008001 linkage group LG13, SWU_Hwy_1.0, whole genome shotgun sequence harbors:
- the LOC131363966 gene encoding protein turtle-like, protein MEQCQAFIFRESMVNKPLTLPCSCSGHCPEVRWIRFIPKRAIVAQSGMCPKQQHSQSRYSVSGDTSRGDFSLTISSVAYNDAGSYMCSCNGQSVTEVKLKVIVPTFVKALEGENVTLPCYGDTRHDVKDVKWMKDGHRVLLYTPANRSVTNESRFTMSVEGFLDGDLSLHISPVHPSDAGLYQCLIHDESQDGEPGAVLLKVEGLQQFTTNNSAPVSVLHVLLGLFIICTV, encoded by the exons ATGGAGCAGTGCCAAGCCTTCATCTTCAGAGAGTCGATGGTGAATAAACCCCTGACCCTCCCGTGTAGCTGCTCAGGACATTGTCCAGAGGTTCGGTGGATCCGCTTCATTCCTAAAAGAGCCATCGTTGCTCAGAGtgggatgtgtcccaaacaaCAGCATTCACAAAGCAGATATTCAGTGTCAGGAGATACAAGCAGAGGAGATTTCTCCCTGACCATCAGTTCAGTAGCCTACAATGATGCCGGCTCCTACATGTGCAGCTGTAATGGACAATCAGTTACTGAAGTAAAGCTGAAAGTTATCG TTCCGACATTTGTAAAGGCTTTGGAGGGGGAGAACGTCACCCTCCCGTGCTACGGAGACACTCGACATGACGTTAAAGATGTAAAATGGATGAAAGATGGACACAGGGTTCTGCTGTACACTCCTGCTAACAGATCGGTGACTAATGAAAGCAGATTTACGATGTCAGTAGAAGGCTTTCTAGACGgtgatctctctctccacatcagTCCAGTTCACCCGTCTGATGCAGGATTATATCAGTGTCTCATCCATGATGAATCTCAGGACGGAGAACCAGGAGCTGTTTTACTGAAGGTAGAAG GGCTACAACAATTCACAACCAACAACAGCGCTCCAGTTTCAGTACTGCATGTGCTACTAGGATTGTTCATCATTTGCACTGTATGA